The window ATAGAAGGATGCTGTATAAACGGGAATATGGGGAAAGCGCGAGATCTATATTCCCTAATGAAATTGAATGGAAATTTTCCCACTATTTACATTGTAAATTCTCTGATTAAAGGATATGTGAGAGCTCAATTAATAGAGGAAGCACTCAAGCTATTTGATGAAGCTATTGAGGCTCGAATTGCCAATGCTTTCACTTACAATACTCTAATATCCTGGTTTTGTAAAGGAGCTAGGGTAGATGAAGCTCAGAAAATATGGGACAGAATGATTGATCAGGGATTCGAACCAACTGTCTTTTCATATAACAATATGATTCTTGGAAATTGCAAAAAGGGGAACACAATGGGAGCGGGAACCTTACTCTCTGAAATGGGGGAAAAGAATTTGAAAGCAAATGTTGTCACATACAGTGTATTGGTCAATGGGTACTTCAAGAAAGGCGAAACTGAAAAGGCTCTTGGAACGTTTGACCGCATGGTGAGCTTGGGAATCACacccaacaatttcatgtacaACACACTTGTCAGTGGCTTATGCAAAGCTGGCAGAACCACCGAAGCAAAAGAACAAATGAAAAAGTTTGTGGAGGTCGGTTTTAGTCCCATGTGCATGACTTACAATAGCATCATCGATGGGTTTATAAAGGAAGGTAACATAAATTCTGCTTTTGATGTTTATCTGGAGATGTCGAAAACTGGAACTGTTCCTGATGTAATCACTCATACCACTTTGATTGACGGGTTTTGCAAAAACAAAAAGGTGGGCAGTGCTTTGAAAATGCTAAATGAGATGCATGCAAAAGGTGTCAAGATGGATATAACTGCATATGGTGCCCTTATCCACGCATTTAGCAAAAGAAATGACATGAATAGTGCatccaaactttttgatgaaaTGCTACAAGTGGGATTATCTCCAAATGGTGTTATTTACAACACCATGATCAGTGGCTTCAAAAACCTTCGGAATATGGAAGGAGCTCTTGGCTTCTATGAGAAAATGAAGACAGAGGGGATTGAGTGTGATTTGGAAACTTACACCACTTTGATAGATGGGCTGCTAAAGGAGAGAAATATAGTTCTTGCAACAGATTTGTATCAAGCAATGCTTGCCAAAAATATAGTGCCGGATGTTATCACATTATCGGTTCTAGTACAAGGCCTTTGTAACAAAGGACAAGTGGAAAATGCTGCCAAGATTCTCAAAGAGATGAAGAAAAAGAATGTCACGCCCAATGTACTTATTTATAACACATTAATTGCTGGATATTTTAGGGATGGAAATTTGATGGAGGCTTTTAGATTGCACGATGAAATGCTTGATAGGGGTCTCACTCCTGATGATGCAACATATGATCTTCTTGTGAGTGGAAAGTTGAAACAGAACATTGTCCCTGTCAAACCTTCATGTACATGAGCCTTCATCTTGAATTACCGATACAACAGTTTGCTGCTTAAAAGGAGAAATTTCCTTTGTAAATGCTCTCTAGATGGTAAATCCATTcatcttatttttaaattttatttatgtcCTCAAAGTTCCTCTGTCCTTGTGCAGTTGTGCTTTGATGGGAACTAAAGCCTCCAGAATGAGCAGGATTTACGAAGTTGAGGTACTCAACAGTTCATGTATCCTTAATCTGTTTTCACTTGCAGTTAGCTTTCACTTTGAACTAGTTACACCTCAAagctttctcaaaaatcaagttatataatatatatttagtcTTGTCTGTTAGTAACATTCTGAATAACTCAGTTTTCGCTGAGAATTTAGTTTCTTGGAACAAAATGGGTACATGTAAAAAGGAAAATTGATGTAGCGTCATCTTGTGTCCATAAGAACCTGACACATTTCTAAAATTGGTATTATCTTCAACACCACTTTTTTTGAACATGAATTCTGCTATGCAATTCTGACCTTTACCAGCATTTTAGAAATGTGGTGCAGAATTAACGTTGGAATCTGCTACTATTATTTCTGgattcttttaaatcttttataccTTTTTATTTAGCTTGAAAGGTTTTGCTTGAGGCATCCGGCTCCTGaatttttagttaaaaattgttagtatttatttctttttggcTTAATGACTGTTCCATAGTGTTTACTCTATATGCCTGCGATTTACGTCAATATCCTATCAATGGGTATTAGGAAACATACAACAAGTAAACTTTGTTGTGGAATGCTTTTCCTCGCAGGCCTGAAGGAAgagagaaaattgcattttgTCCTATAGTTCCCTGGACTGATGTTCAAATAAGGGTGAAATCACGAACAAAGAACAATCGAGATATCGTCCATTTTATCTCTTAAAGTTCTCAAACATTTGGCGAACTTCCAGAAATCATTCTTGTTATGCAGAAGGAACCCGCCTAATGTACAGTTGCTACACTCTTCAAGATTTGAACCCATCTATGAGCAATGCTTGCTCCGATCTTCAAAAATAACAAGCTGTTGAAAAGTTAAGAGTGTGCATTCCCCTGCTGGTTGGTATTCAGAAGTTTTACTCTTCTGAATTTTGAGTATCCTCACGGCTAGCAAGCATCTACAAGCACCAGAAGCTGTTCATGTCATAAGGCCTTCTAAAAACAACCTGATTCGCACTATTAGTTTGAGTGGCACTTGGTCTTTTGGAAACCAATGGAGCGAGGAAGAATTGCTTCCAAAGTTGGGGGTATAAATTAAAACTTCAGAATATCAAGGTTGTTTTCACTATTATacgtttcttataaaaaaaaatttcaaatgttatttgTATAATTTGTTTTACGTGATTCTCTACATTAATAacgttgttttattttaccatAGTTTTTTTTAGATGAATTGCTGTATAATTTTGTAACACATTATAGTAATCTTTTATGATatctataatttatattttgttttttaaatttcctgaattgaatttatatctaaaaaataataatatataattaatgctttattactatttttttttttttggacaagTATGCTTTATTactattaaaaataagaaactGAAGATTAGAGCATtgcttatatatattatattaatgttaCGTGGcacttcatatttatttttttatatttgataatttttgtataaaaaatatatattattctaaTATAAATTAGGGATaagatatatacatatatataacacGCTCCATCTAATTTcccaatttaatttattattactttGGCCCCAATTATaatctacaagaaaataaaaaccctAGAATATAATAAGTGAAATTCTGTTTCTATGAGCATTAAAGGAATCAAAGCTACAGCAATACGATAATCCAGATCAAAATTCGGCTTTAATTTGAAGAATAGGTAAGCAATATTCAGTTTTAGGGTTTCAGTTTCGATTATCTCATTCCAGAAATTTGATcgaaatatatttgttttaatttggGCATTTTGATAAAAATCGGTGTTTTCCGttatttctaatttatttacgtctttttttttctgaagAAGAAGGATAGTTTTTAtcagttttgtttttttttttttggagaagatatcaataatttttgcagccttttaaattgttttttttttttatattgagtTGAGTTTTAAGATATTGAATTAATGTAATTGTTGCGTTATTATATCCATCTATCGATGAACTGATTAATATCTACTaattttatgtgatttgttattttgaaaatttttcagtaaattaatatttttcaaactgatttgaaataattttatgaaaactATGGGTGATATCCTTGGTGGCTTGGGAATTTTTTCAAGAACCTATAGAATTTAGAATTCTACAGTGCAGATAGCAAAAAAGCCTTTTTAACTTTAGAAATCTATATCAATATGCAGCTGTGATGTTATTTAAACTTGCTTATAATATGTAGGTGGTTATGGTTTGTCCTTGGTGTTTAATCTCGTCATGTTTTTAGATGCCAATTTGTTTTTAATCTCTTTCCAACAGACATTAATATTTATCCAGTTTGATAGATTGGcataaaattatttcttttcttAATACAGGACATTCATATCTATCTTACATCAGTTATAATGAGATTCAGAAAAGGAGACAAAGTGGAGGTTATCAGTAAAAAAGAGGGGTCACTTTCATGGCGTCTGGCTGAGGTGCTATCATGCAATGACCGCTCTTTATGCCTTCTATATAATCCATTTCCTGGTGGGGAAAAGGAACTGATGGTGGAGACTGTATCAAGGGAGTTTGTGAGACCAGACCCTCCTCCGGTCCAAGGTTTAGAGAACTGCATCTCTGGTGACATCGTGGAGGTGTTCCATCAGTTTTCCTGGAATATCGCTGCAATTGTGAAGATTATGGGTTCCAAACGAGAAAATATGAGCAACAAGATCTATGGTGCAGCTGccacatttcaaaataaatatttagttAGGATAATCGGGTCTTCAAAGGAGTTGATCATCGACCAATCTAACCTAAGGTTGAGACAAACATGGCATCATGACAAATGGATTTTAATGGGAAAGGTATTTACcttttttctcattttaatATGATTGGTgctattcaatttttttctacTGAGTGTAAATCTTGATTAGGTGGATGGGCTCATGTTAGGGCATAAAATTCTCTCTGTTACTGATTTCTTTGactattgttttttttgttgcatTTTTTGGTTCCTTATTAAATTGTCTTGTCTCCGAATGCTATTACTTGATCTTGTTGCTACCTTCCTGGTCATTCAAGATTTCTGCTTTAGCCTCGAAAGGAGTAAGTGCTACCCATTTGACTGGAATTTGGAATGCAACTACTGAAATTGTGGATAACTTATCTCTCACACCAAAGTCCATGTTATATAATTTCTGTAGAAGTATTTATTCTGAAGTTGTATGTAGCAATGAATTCCAGCTTGATTATTTTTATACTTTGATCATTCTTTTCTGTTAATGCATTGATATATCCGAACAGTTTTCAGATTTTCAATATCTAATCTCTAGTTTTTTCCTGCTTCAGATTGCCCAAAGTTGTGAGGACACAAGAGCTAGCAAGCCATCAACTTCAAATTGTTACCAGAAGAACTTTCAGATATCTACAACCCAAAAAGATTTTATTTGCAATGATGTTGGCTTTAGGAAATCTCCAACAATCTCTGCAAAGTCTTTAAAGAGGATATCCCCCAACGGCGACAGAATGGCTGAAGCCCATAATGGACCTGTCTGTAAATTCAGAGCAGTTGAAAAGGATGGACGAAGGCAGAGAACAATTACTGCTCCAGTGCTCGAAAAGGTAGATGCTGTTGCTTACCCAAGAGAAATTTTGGgtaaaaaaaacatgcatacttcctttaaaaatatatcacaTAGATCTAATCAAGCCAAGAGAGCAAAACAAAATGATGATCTTGGATGTTCTAGGGCCAGGATCTTCGAGTCAAGTAGTTCTCAGAGTGAGGCCTCTTCTGTAGGTAGTTGTAGTGTGACTTATCAGAAGACAAACAACATGTTTAGTCATTTTATACCATTGTCTTGCCAAGTGACAGATGCCCTTTGTAGTGATGCAGAGTCATGTTATGGCTCAGATTCTGTGAGAGAAAGTTGTCCACCTCCTTCAAAAGAGGAACTAGAAGTTAGTATCCATGGGTTTGAGTTGCATGCTTATAGCAACACTCTGGAAGCTTTATATGCTTCTGGTCCCTTAAGTTGGGAACGTGAAGCATTATTGACAAATCTCCGCTCCATGCTCAACATTTCAAATGATGAACATTTGATGGAGCTGAAACACTTAATTTCTGCTAAAACTGATGTCCATGTCAAATGATATTTGAAGAGAAGCTGTTTTCATTTCTTTCTTTCATAGATTCATTTACGCTTTTCCTTCTCTGTCTCAAATTGTAAGATACGAATGCTACCTTCTTCATTTTCAGTCTTGGTTATCATATCTTTTGCCAGCTTAGGCAGTGGGCACATTGTAACTAATTAATTGATATATAGCAAACTTTTTTTCCTCTATTCAATGTATATACTCTTCCaatgaaataattatatttcttttattATGTTTCAGTCGTGATTCATTGTTTTTTCATTTTAGTTCTCTGAGAATAGGTAACAAATAGTCTCAATCTCTTGCTGCTACCCAGAGGTTGGTCAATGTTCCATGAAATCGTTGTCTGCGTGATAAATGTAACTTTTATTTGCTCTATATGATTTCAGAGTCCTTATgaattcattttcttttctgCTTATTTCCTTCAACATTGTACATTCTTATGAACTCCAGTATGTAAATTCATATTCCACAACAAGTCACAAAGTGCACTGTGCATACCTGAAAATCAGCCTGTAAGAGTCGCATCTGGATTTCCAAGATTACAAATTTTTCATACTGAATTTGTACAGTTCAGGACATCTTGACATTTGCTTCTAGATCATTCATTAGATTTACTAGATCTCGACAATGGGAAGCTAACTGTTTTTCACATCTATTTATATTGAATTTGACTGGTATACTGCTGGTTAGCACTCTTTATTGATCATCTGTTGCAGTGATGTACGTTAGTTTTGTCCATGCACCTTTGGCAGGGCATAAATTTCTGTTTAAGGATGTATTTGATCAATCTTCAATCCCCTGCATTCTCCAGGGCCTCTGTTGGAGGCGTGATCATGTACTTCAAAAGGTTTAAAGATGATACCTGGATTTGCCAGCGTTCTCTTGGCATATACTATTGGATGATAAGGCATCTGCTTCCGAACAGATGCATCAATTTATGGCTGCTCCCTGGTATCAAACGTTGGAATCCGTATAATTATTTTTCCAAGTTAGGCTCGATCTAAATATTCTTCTTCCCTACCCATGCAAAGTCATGATTTCCAGTATGCATGCATTGATATCAGTAACTGTTGACTTTAAATTGTGTAAAAGATGTGTCGCCCTGTTCTGATTCAGCCTTTAAAGCATCAAATAATGATGGTGATTCTTGCTTATTTTCAAGAACCTATGTTAATCTTTGGTTATTTTTATATCTCAAATCTACTGTGCTGTAAAGATCCGATGAACAAAAGAAGCGGATGGTGTGTACCTCATCCGAGAAAGGAATTTGTAGCTTGTCAGCCACTTCAGAATGGGCTTTGAACCATATAGGTAACCAACTGCTTGATTTCGAACTCCTGACGTGCATGTAACTTGATATGTTACGATCATCCTCATAGGAATATCCTTGGGGTCACTGCTGAAATCATTGGTTGCAATCGTTATTTGTTTTGTATGCATGGTTTGCGGTATTTGGGGCATTCTTTTGTATGGGAGGACCATGATTTTTATGTTGGGGGGTGGGGGGGGGGTGAGTTGATGTAATTTTGGAAGCAATATGGAACTGAGAACACAAAAAagtaaaatgattttaatttggCTGCATTCAATGTAAATTATTTATGTATTCACAGGGCTTTCTTGTATGTCAAACTTGTAATCGGGAAACAGAGTGGCAAGATTGAGTACATCCATATGAAACTAGAAAATGCTTTGACCTTACTTGAACGATCACTTGTTACTTGTTCGGTGTCAATTAAAGTTGTTTACATCCTGAAGCATAGCTTGTTCTATGTCAAAACACTTGATTTATGTTATCGAAAACTCTAGTTCAAGAACATCTCCGGATATTTCAGTTACTTCTCTATGAAATGCAGCGTCGTCGGTAAGCGGTGTGGAACTGGGAATGTAAATATTTCTTTGAGCGTAAGAGGGAGAAATTGGTAGAAAGAAAAAACTAACGCGTGGGATGATAACTGATAAGAAACTCTGTGGATTTTGCATTATTTAAACTTCTTGTTTATGTCCACAGTTCTTGAAGTTATTTGGCATCAAACATGCCTCCCGGAAAAAAGTCTTAGTTCATACAGGTTAtacttttgatatttaatttaGTATCAATTTAGTATTCGACTGTTTTGTTAACATTTTTCAAACATTTAGTTTTTTATTGTTCATCACAAACTACTGAGTAacttattatatttttgaaaattagtaaatattttattataacttaaATTTTGTAAAGACATCGaattatataaaattgaaatgaattttatgattgGCAAAATCGCAAAATTGATGAAATTATCTCTAATTTAAAAGCATAATCTCCATCGGATCCCAAAGTCATGATTTCTCTTTAAAGCTTTTTAGCATGTAATAAAAGATGAAGCAATGCCTCAAAAGTTGCAATCTTTCCTTACCGTGTTTCCTACAAGTCTTCTCAAATCAGTATTATAAAGTTCCAAATGATTAATATACCGATGCTAAAAAAAGCGTCAACTTTGTATTGATTGTTATACCAAGATTATTGTCTCAAAAGAGTTTTCTTTAGTGTTaatatatctatatttttttaattaaagatGAGTGAGATTATTATAATTGAATTTAGAATCTAAAATTCATCCGAAATTTAAGACCTTTGTATCGAAGATTATTACAATCGGATGTTGAAATCTAGTCCCAAGATTTCGATACAGCCTATGTTATTGCCTaaagtatttattatatgatgGAATCACATTTATTAGGCAGGTGGGCCATTATCAGATGCTCTTCAAAGCAAAAGGACAAGCCACAAAATGTTGAATTGGAAGTAGCAAACTTGAGAACGAATTACAAAATCTTTGTATCATACCAAAAAGGGCTTTTGAATTattgtttataaatattttagacaATCTTCTTGGCACATAAGCGATTGATTTCTTTACATTTTTTTGACAAATATATGTGTTTTTAAgtatatttattcaatttgaTTGGATAGTttgctttaattttttaataaaatatatttaaattgttttttattcattttaaagATTATACGATTTTCGAATACAACTAGTGGACCCCACTTTGGAAAAGACGGCAATTTAGCTCCTGCCCCCTGGTGCGCAGGTTTATTTTTAATGCGCCTCCTCGTAGTGCCACTACACGTCTACACCACTCGCTCTCTGTCTGGAATCCAATTCATGTTTCCAATTTATGTTTCTGatgattatataataaataaagattgcattttgtaatatattgttttattgGTTCTGTCAGTTTTCAGGCTGAGTAAAGCGAAGTCTTCTCTTTCACTCCTTTCAATTCGTTTTGCTCTTTCTTTCACGAGCATAAATTCTTTATGGGCATTGAAAGAATCTAGGTTTGACAGCATTTTTCCTCACAAATCGAATCAAAGTGCCATTCTTTAATTGCTTTTGGTCCTTTATCTTTTGACCCTTCCGCCTTCTTGTTTTGGCATTTGAGTTTTATCTGGGTTTTGTTGTTCTTGATTTATTTTAGGCTTGTGTGATCCAAAATGAATCTTTTTGTGGGTGTATATTTGATAATCTCACGATTTATATTACGAAAGGATGTATTTGGTGCTTGCCAAAAATGGGTTAGGTTTTGATTTTTGTCTCATATGGGGTAGTTGGAGATCTGTTGAATCAGTCGATTTGGaccttttttttccctttcGAATTCCAACCTTTTCTCATCTTCTTTTGTTGACTAGAATCTGGTGTGTCTGTCTTGGGAATTAGGGTTTTGTTTCTACGGTTAATTTGAGGAGAGTGAGATGGAGATTGAGAGGGCAAATAGTGCAGCAGTTGAGAGTTGCCATAGAGTGATTAATCTGTTATCTCAGCCGCAAGATCATAGTCTGTATAGAAATTTCGTAGAACAAACTGGAGATGCTGTGTGCAAATTCAAGAAAGTTGTCTCTCTTCTTGATTCTACTCGTGGCCATGCTAGAGTGAGGAAACTCAAGAAAATTCAAGCTCATTCACCCCTCAATATTTTCTTGGAAAA of the Primulina huaijiensis isolate GDHJ02 chromosome 1, ASM1229523v2, whole genome shotgun sequence genome contains:
- the LOC140990082 gene encoding uncharacterized protein, producing MKSFVSSSSSIPQRSIFSLVHLKSLSSLPSSSSSSSSSSKSTVYQTPLPHLDSVKSHSTPESQNMIKIQTFQAPNLENSNLSQTQVIETLLAHRADPAYALSYFKWAEKQRGFMRGIPNPFCILLHILVSSRGHYFVARNLVNRYLSDGSPTSSNELVAPLINCAKSFGFELNPRVFNYLLDGYVRAERLKDAMDCYNVLSSNGIMPDVFVLNNFLRALVMASMIDSARDFFYDLGLKNFSYDCGTVNVMMSGCLKGGKADEAEKYFLEAKDRGIKLDKRVYSAAIRAACMKLNSSIACGLLNEMEEKGRVPSVGIFTNVICTCVKQRNMIEALKLKDNMIRSGYPLNLVVATSLMKGYYQQGALESALELFYKVVEDGLTPKEVTYTVLIEGCCINGNMGKARDLYSLMKLNGNFPTIYIVNSLIKGYVRAQLIEEALKLFDEAIEARIANAFTYNTLISWFCKGARVDEAQKIWDRMIDQGFEPTVFSYNNMILGNCKKGNTMGAGTLLSEMGEKNLKANVVTYSVLVNGYFKKGETEKALGTFDRMVSLGITPNNFMYNTLVSGLCKAGRTTEAKEQMKKFVEVGFSPMCMTYNSIIDGFIKEGNINSAFDVYLEMSKTGTVPDVITHTTLIDGFCKNKKVGSALKMLNEMHAKGVKMDITAYGALIHAFSKRNDMNSASKLFDEMLQVGLSPNGVIYNTMISGFKNLRNMEGALGFYEKMKTEGIECDLETYTTLIDGLLKERNIVLATDLYQAMLAKNIVPDVITLSVLVQGLCNKGQVENAAKILKEMKKKNVTPNVLIYNTLIAGYFRDGNLMEAFRLHDEMLDRGLTPDDATYDLLVSGKLKQNIVPVKPSCT
- the LOC140990098 gene encoding uncharacterized protein isoform X5 gives rise to the protein MRFRKGDKVEVISKKEGSLSWRLAEVLSCNDRSLCLLYNPFPGGEKELMVETVSREFVRPDPPPVQGLENCISGDIVEVFHQFSWNIAAIVKIMGSKRENMSNKIYGAAATFQNKYLVRIIGSSKELIIDQSNLRLRQTWHHDKWILMGKIAQSCEDTRASKPSTSNCYQKNFQISTTQKDFICNDVGFRKSPTISAKSLKRISPNGDRMAEAHNGPVCKFRAVEKDGRRQRTITAPVLEKGINFCLRMYLINLQSPAFSRASVGGVIMYFKRFKDDTWICQRSLGIYYWMIRHLLPNRCINLWLLPDPMNKRSGWCVPHPRKEFVACQPLQNGL
- the LOC140990098 gene encoding uncharacterized protein isoform X1, which gives rise to MRFRKGDKVEVISKKEGSLSWRLAEVLSCNDRSLCLLYNPFPGGEKELMVETVSREFVRPDPPPVQGLENCISGDIVEVFHQFSWNIAAIVKIMGSKRENMSNKIYGAAATFQNKYLVRIIGSSKELIIDQSNLRLRQTWHHDKWILMGKIAQSCEDTRASKPSTSNCYQKNFQISTTQKDFICNDVGFRKSPTISAKSLKRISPNGDRMAEAHNGPVCKFRAVEKDGRRQRTITAPVLEKVDAVAYPREILGKKNMHTSFKNISHRSNQAKRAKQNDDLGCSRARIFESSSSQSEASSVGSCSVTYQKTNNMFSHFIPLSCQVTDALCSDAESCYGSDSVRESCPPPSKEELEVSIHGFELHAYSNTLEALYASGPLSWEREALLTNLRSMLNISNDEHLMELKHLISAKTDVHVK
- the LOC140990098 gene encoding uncharacterized protein isoform X3, translating into MRFRKGDKVEVISKKEGSLSWRLAEVLSCNDRSLCLLYNPFPGGEKELMVETVSREFVRPDPPPVQGLENCISGDIVEVFHQFSWNIAAIVKIMGSKRENMSNKIYGAAATFQNKYLVRIIGSSKELIIDQSNLRLRQTWHHDKWILMGKIAQSCEDTRASKPSTSNCYQKNFQISTTQKDFICNDVGFRKSPTISAKSLKRISPNGDRMAEAHNGPVCKFRAVEKDGRRQRTITAPVLEKGINFCLRMYLINLQSPAFSRASVGGVIMYFKRFKDDTWICQRSLGIYYWMIRHLLPNRCINLWLLPGIKRWNPYNYFSKSDEQKKRMVCTSSEKGICSLSATSEWALNHIASSVSGVELGM
- the LOC140990098 gene encoding uncharacterized protein isoform X4, with protein sequence MRFRKGDKVEVISKKEGSLSWRLAEVLSCNDRSLCLLYNPFPGGEKELMVETVSREFVRPDPPPVQGLENCISGDIVEVFHQFSWNIAAIVKIMGSKRENMSNKIYGAAATFQNKYLVRIIGSSKELIIDQSNLRLRQTWHHDKWILMGKIAQSCEDTRASKPSTSNCYQKNFQISTTQKDFICNDVGFRKSPTISAKSLKRISPNGDRMAEAHNGPVCKFRAVEKDGRRQRTITAPVLEKGINFCLRMYLINLQSPAFSRASVGGVIMYFKRFKDDTWICQRSLGIYYWMIRHLLPNRCINLWLLPGIKRWNPYNYFSKSDEQKKRMVCTSSEKGICSLSATSEWALNHIGLSCMSNL
- the LOC140990098 gene encoding uncharacterized protein isoform X2 — translated: MRFRKGDKVEVISKKEGSLSWRLAEVLSCNDRSLCLLYNPFPGGEKELMVETVSREFVRPDPPPVQGLENCISGDIVEVFHQFSWNIAAIVKIMGSKRENMSNKIYGAAATFQNKYLVRIIGSSKELIIDQSNLRLRQTWHHDKWILMGKIAQSCEDTRASKPSTSNCYQKNFQISTTQKDFICNDVGFRKSPTISAKSLKRISPNGDRMAEAHNGPVCKFRAVEKDGRRQRTITAPVLEKGINFCLRMYLINLQSPAFSRASVGGVIMYFKRFKDDTWICQRSLGIYYWMIRHLLPNRCINLWLLPGIKRWNPYNYFSKSDEQKKRMVCTSSEKGICSLSATSEWALNHIGISLGSLLKSLVAIVICFVCMVCGIWGILLYGRTMIFMLGGGGGVS